AACTTATTGGCAAAAATAAAGAGTATATTTTGCAAGCACTCAAAGATTTTAAATCTGGTAAACGTAAAAACTATGTAATGTATGGGCTTTTGCAACAGCTTGATGATAAAGAACTTGATGATTTGGCAACGGAGATTGGATCATTTGCTCAAAAACTCAAAGAGGCACAATAAGAGGGGGAGGAAGTGGATAAATATAGCTGGAGTGTGAGGGAGCTTATTAATGCTCCTTTATGGTCAACTCTCTACTACCGTACAAAAGAGGGAAAAATCCGCCCAACCTGGCGGTTTTGGCGATGGCTTAGTGTCATTATCATCAATGTTGCCTTCTTTTTATCCTACCATATAGATATACAGTTTTTGGAAGGGACATTGACGGGATCAAGGCTCCTTGGATTTCACCTCATTGATCCGTTTGCTGCATTAGAAATTTTAGCAGCTGAGCATGAGGTACATACCAATATCATTATTGGTGTCTCTACCATTGTGGGGTTTTATTTTTTGGTAGGAGGAAAGGCTTTTTGCGGATGGGTATGCCCCTATGGGCTCTTGAGCGAGATAGGGGAGTATTTTCATCAAAAGCTTGTGAGTAAACATATTATCAAAGAGCATAAATTCAATCCAAAAGTACGCTACATCTTTTGGGCGATTTTCCTAGCAGCAGCTGCGATTGATGGTTATATGGTTTTTGAAGTGATAAATCCAGTAGGGATTTTAAGCCGTTTTATTGTGTATGGTTGGAGTTTAGCTATTGTTTGGGTTTTAGTAATACTTTTAATAGAGATCTTCTATTCTCGCCGTGCATGGTGTAAGTATGTCTGCCCTATTGGTACAACCTATGCTTTTATTGGCTGGGTAAGCCCTATGAAGGTGCAGTGGGATATGGATAAGTGTGATCACTGTGCTGCTTGTTTTATTGCTTGTCCAGAGGAACATGTTTTAGAGCGTTTTAAAGCTAAATATGATGAAGAGCGCAAAGAAAAAGGGATTACAAAAGAGTTTGTTAAAGATGGTGATTGTATAATGTGTGCGAGATGTTTTGATGTGTGTCACGAAGATGCATACAATTTTGAGTTTAGGTTGAAGAATCTGGTATGATAGTAATTAAAGAGGCTGTGAAGCGCTTTTTAGATGTCAATGTCTTAGATCATGTAAATTTAACTATAGAAGATGGTGATAAAATTGCTCTCATGGGGCCCAATGGAGCTGGCAAAACCACTCTTGTGCGTTCCATTTTGGGCTTTTACCATCTCGATAGTGGCTCCATTGAGGTAGATGGCCTCTCTCCAATAAAGATGCGCCAAAGAGTGCTCACAAATATCAGCTTCATTCCTCAAACACCGCCACCTATTAAACTGAGCCTCACTGAGCTTATTGAGTATGTGGCAAAAAGCTCGCAAGTTGTGCCTCAAGCTATCTTTGAAGAGGCAAAGAGACTGGATCTTGCACTTGAGCAAAACTTGAGTAAGCCATTTTTTAAGCTCAGCGGCGGAATGAAGCAGAAAATGCTCATAGCCATTGCATTGGCAAAAAAGAGCAAGATGCTTATTTTTGATGAGCCAACAGCCAATCTCGATCCGAAAGCGAGAGAGAAGTTTTATAACCTTTTAGAGGAGCTAGATGCTAAAACTTCGACAATATATATAACTCACCGTCTTGAAGAGGTAGAGAGTCTTGTTAATAGAAAAATATATATGGATTTAGGCAAAGTGGTTGAAGATGAGAGAGTTTAGATATTGGACAGTAGACATTAGATATTGGATAATTCTAATTTTTATCTCTTTAGCTTTTTGGGGATGCTCGAAAAAAGACT
The Nitratiruptor tergarcus DSM 16512 genome window above contains:
- a CDS encoding NapH/MauN family ferredoxin-type protein, producing the protein MDKYSWSVRELINAPLWSTLYYRTKEGKIRPTWRFWRWLSVIIINVAFFLSYHIDIQFLEGTLTGSRLLGFHLIDPFAALEILAAEHEVHTNIIIGVSTIVGFYFLVGGKAFCGWVCPYGLLSEIGEYFHQKLVSKHIIKEHKFNPKVRYIFWAIFLAAAAIDGYMVFEVINPVGILSRFIVYGWSLAIVWVLVILLIEIFYSRRAWCKYVCPIGTTYAFIGWVSPMKVQWDMDKCDHCAACFIACPEEHVLERFKAKYDEERKEKGITKEFVKDGDCIMCARCFDVCHEDAYNFEFRLKNLV
- a CDS encoding ABC transporter ATP-binding protein; the encoded protein is MIVIKEAVKRFLDVNVLDHVNLTIEDGDKIALMGPNGAGKTTLVRSILGFYHLDSGSIEVDGLSPIKMRQRVLTNISFIPQTPPPIKLSLTELIEYVAKSSQVVPQAIFEEAKRLDLALEQNLSKPFFKLSGGMKQKMLIAIALAKKSKMLIFDEPTANLDPKAREKFYNLLEELDAKTSTIYITHRLEEVESLVNRKIYMDLGKVVEDERV